From the Cryptomeria japonica chromosome 2, Sugi_1.0, whole genome shotgun sequence genome, one window contains:
- the LOC131860105 gene encoding protein MNN4-like, translated as MAASSEKTAPSNNRQGGGKNEIVEVFSIPISTKKRKRGEESKNERHTSSKGKEKQEKPTPASAAKKVRFQEEVTTETKEIDERQNSILKRRKESSLVENDKKKDEGKEKHSSVEVLDHIHTKNMIEGCVKSMISEAKQEFGKENKSIMDAFQNKARQGNEKRKGSASYKHRADMFDSLPCSHYIRSDMLEAPLNDFEIEELNEKWRQVQETELKARIGRVALMNEELQMRMPRIRKESNDKRC; from the exons ATGGCGGCTTCTTCAGAGAAAACCGCGCCATCAAATAATAGGCAGGGCGGAGGGAAGAATGAAATTGTTGAGGTTTTTTCAATACCCATTTCAACGAAGAAGCGCAAGAGAGGAGAGGAGTCGAAAAATGAGAGGCATACAAGTAGCAAAGGCAAGGAGAAACAAGAAAAACCTACACCCGCCTCCGCTGCAAAGAAAGTCAGATTCCAGGAGGAGGTAACAACTgagaccaaagaaattgatgaaagGCAAAACAGCATTTTAAAAAGGAGAAAAGAGAGCAGTCTGGTGGAGAATGATAAAAAAAAAGATGAAGGGAAAGAAAAACACTCGAGTGTTGAG GTGCTGGATCACATTCACACCAAGAATATGATTGAGGGGTGTGTGAAATCTATGATAAGTGAAGCAAAACAAGAATTTGGGAAAGAGAACAAGAGTATTATGGATGCCTTTCAAAATAAGGCGAGACAAGGAAATGAGAAGCGCAAAGGGTCAGCCTCTTACAAGCACAGGGCTGATATGTTTGATAGTTTACCTTGTTCTCATTACATAAGAAGCGATATGTTGGAAGCCCCACtgaatgattttgaaattgaagaactaAACGAGAAGTGGCGGCAGGTGCAAGAAACTGAGTTGAAAGCTAGGATTGGACGAGTTGCGTTAATGAATGAAGAACTGCAAATGAGGATGCCGCGAATTCGTAAGGAGTCGAATGATAAACGTTGTTAG